In Cytophagales bacterium, a single genomic region encodes these proteins:
- the chrA gene encoding chromate efflux transporter, producing the protein MKEVRRIRYYIFLRDVFVLALSAFGGPQAHLAMLFKLMVTKRNYLTEEELIELNALCQILPGPTSTQTITAIGFKIGGGYLAFLTLLVWITPAITIMTIAAISISLLEKKSMSLEFMRFIQPMAVGFVAFAAYRISATVIHTRTGVTLMVIAAILSYFVRLPWIFPLLILMGGAVTALRYHEQPIVEKEKLRIEWSNFILYASILIAINLIIVITPGFLPVRLFENFYRNGSYIFGGGQVLIPLFYTEFVLAKEYLTSPEFLSGFAMVQAVPGPLFSFSSFIGALSMQNYGIHGQIAGGLIAAAGIFLPGTFLIFFVIRFWEQLKKYRIVRASLEGINAASAGLVTAAAILLFHPPNSPKPFFEQLMDNITNILGITNILIVIGTFCLLMFTKIPSPYIILAGLLAGFAFDYFY; encoded by the coding sequence ATGAAAGAAGTAAGACGAATAAGATACTACATCTTCCTGCGCGATGTATTTGTACTGGCTCTATCTGCCTTTGGTGGTCCTCAGGCTCATTTGGCAATGCTCTTCAAATTGATGGTCACTAAGAGGAATTACCTCACGGAAGAAGAGTTGATAGAGTTAAATGCTCTGTGCCAGATACTGCCCGGGCCAACTTCTACACAAACCATTACAGCAATTGGCTTTAAGATAGGCGGAGGATATTTAGCTTTCCTTACGCTGTTAGTTTGGATAACGCCTGCAATAACGATTATGACAATAGCTGCTATCAGTATTTCGCTTTTAGAGAAAAAAAGTATGTCGCTGGAGTTTATGCGCTTTATTCAACCAATGGCTGTTGGGTTTGTAGCCTTTGCAGCTTATAGAATAAGCGCCACAGTTATTCATACACGGACAGGGGTGACCCTAATGGTAATTGCTGCTATTTTATCATATTTCGTCAGATTGCCCTGGATCTTCCCTTTATTAATATTGATGGGAGGAGCTGTAACTGCCTTAAGGTATCATGAACAGCCAATAGTAGAAAAAGAGAAGTTAAGAATTGAATGGTCAAATTTTATTTTATACGCTTCTATCCTTATCGCAATTAATTTGATCATAGTAATAACACCTGGTTTTTTACCAGTCAGATTATTTGAGAACTTTTATCGGAACGGAAGCTATATATTTGGTGGCGGACAGGTGCTGATCCCATTATTTTATACAGAATTTGTATTGGCCAAGGAATATTTGACTTCTCCGGAGTTTCTTTCCGGTTTTGCAATGGTGCAAGCTGTTCCGGGGCCTTTATTCTCATTCAGTTCATTTATTGGTGCATTATCAATGCAAAACTATGGAATTCACGGACAGATAGCTGGAGGGTTGATCGCTGCAGCAGGTATTTTTTTGCCCGGCACTTTTTTGATCTTTTTCGTGATTCGATTCTGGGAACAGCTTAAAAAGTATAGAATTGTAAGAGCATCATTGGAAGGGATCAACGCTGCAAGTGCAGGATTGGTCACTGCTGCTGCTATTTTGCTATTTCACCCTCCCAATTCTCCAAAACCCTTCTTTGAGCAATTGATGGATAATATTACCAACATTTTAGGTATTACCAACATTTTAATAGTTATCGGTACATTCTGTCTGTTGATGTTTACAAAGATACCTTCGCCTTATATTATTCTTGCGGGCTTGCTGGCAGGATTTGCGTTTGATTATTTTTATTAA